Proteins encoded by one window of Planktothrix tepida PCC 9214:
- a CDS encoding 5-(carboxyamino)imidazole ribonucleotide synthase has product MNTLSTPTIQPQTLTKIGVIGGGQLAWMMGMEAASLGVSLFVQTPHSTDPAVPFSSETILAAIDDPTATAKLAKYCDVITFENEFVDLNALSKLEEQGVCFRPRLQALSLLLDKYDQLSYLEKIGLPVPAFQLLTPENGKIINHNLGYPVVLKACRYGYDGQGTFIIKNAEELSKTWAKFNYPPMLLQQFVPFERELAVIAARSVTGDVAVYPIVETVQKNQVCHRVIAPANINKSIAEQAETIATTLLNSLQVIGLFGIELFLTSEGEILVNEIAPRTHNSGHFSLDACETSQFKQHLRAVSGLPLGNTALNCSGAVMVNLLGFETANCDYLEKRKKIAEIPNTFIRWYGKTESRPGRKLGHVTVLIQTENKENIEEKANKIADEIESIWYS; this is encoded by the coding sequence ATGAACACCCTATCAACTCCTACAATTCAACCCCAAACCCTGACAAAAATTGGTGTAATTGGAGGGGGACAACTCGCTTGGATGATGGGAATGGAAGCCGCATCTTTAGGGGTTTCTTTATTTGTTCAAACCCCCCACAGCACTGACCCAGCAGTTCCTTTCTCCTCCGAAACCATTTTAGCTGCTATTGATGACCCGACAGCCACCGCAAAATTAGCAAAATATTGTGATGTTATTACTTTTGAGAATGAATTTGTTGATTTAAACGCTTTATCTAAACTGGAAGAACAGGGGGTTTGTTTTCGTCCTCGCTTACAAGCTTTATCCTTATTATTAGATAAATATGATCAATTAAGTTATTTAGAAAAAATAGGTTTACCCGTTCCTGCATTTCAACTCTTAACCCCTGAAAATGGTAAAATAATTAATCATAATCTGGGTTATCCTGTGGTTTTAAAAGCTTGCCGTTATGGATACGATGGACAGGGAACCTTTATTATTAAAAATGCGGAGGAACTCTCTAAAACCTGGGCAAAATTTAACTATCCTCCCATGTTATTACAACAATTTGTCCCCTTTGAACGGGAATTAGCGGTTATTGCAGCGCGTTCTGTTACAGGAGATGTGGCAGTTTATCCGATAGTAGAAACGGTGCAGAAAAATCAAGTTTGTCATCGAGTTATTGCTCCAGCTAATATTAATAAAAGTATAGCAGAACAAGCAGAAACAATTGCAACAACGTTATTGAATAGTTTACAAGTGATTGGGCTATTTGGAATCGAATTATTTTTAACATCCGAAGGGGAAATCTTAGTGAATGAAATTGCACCTCGCACCCATAATTCCGGTCATTTTAGTTTAGATGCTTGTGAAACTTCCCAATTTAAACAACATTTAAGGGCGGTCAGTGGTTTACCATTAGGTAATACCGCGTTAAACTGTAGTGGGGCTGTAATGGTGAATTTATTAGGCTTTGAAACCGCTAATTGTGACTATTTAGAAAAACGCAAAAAAATCGCAGAAATTCCTAATACTTTTATTCGTTGGTATGGTAAAACAGAATCTCGCCCCGGTCGAAAATTAGGTCATGTAACCGTATTAATTCAGACAGAAAACAAGGAAAATATAGAAGAAAAAGCGAATAAAATAGCTGATGAAATCGAATCAATTTGGTACTCGTAG
- a CDS encoding NC domain-containing protein, whose amino-acid sequence MATSIYYIPIDESLGIAKHYFISSDGTFENSIGWGPNGVEYKGKGVELTPEQQKRILDYPQLFGEYNIHRNNCEMFAWYVITGKQYSGQIKDKIHTAIGALAVSLVQPVLTVQSYESYQLKQAIANKLNQDLENAKKEKLKQQQKERDEFWRKRDAGEL is encoded by the coding sequence ATGGCTACTTCTATCTATTATATTCCTATTGATGAATCATTAGGAATTGCTAAACATTATTTTATTTCCTCCGATGGAACCTTTGAAAATTCAATTGGCTGGGGGCCTAATGGTGTTGAATATAAAGGTAAAGGAGTTGAATTAACCCCTGAACAACAAAAACGGATTTTAGACTATCCTCAATTATTTGGAGAGTATAATATTCATCGGAATAATTGTGAAATGTTTGCTTGGTATGTGATTACAGGTAAACAATATTCAGGACAAATTAAAGACAAAATTCATACAGCTATTGGAGCTTTAGCAGTTTCTTTGGTTCAACCTGTTTTAACTGTTCAGAGTTATGAAAGTTATCAGTTAAAGCAGGCTATTGCTAACAAGTTAAATCAAGATTTAGAAAATGCTAAAAAGGAAAAGCTAAAACAACAGCAAAAAGAGCGTGATGAATTTTGGCGCAAACGAGATGCAGGTGAATTGTAG
- the hypE gene encoding hydrogenase expression/formation protein HypE has product MTSNQDFSLTCPIPLQQYPYILLAHGGGGKLMRQLIDQMFLPTFGDSNQVEHDAATLRFSGNKIAFTTDSYVVNPLFFPGGDIGSMAVHGTVNDLAMAGARPLYLSVGFILEEGLPIQTLWEIILSMKKAAENAQVKIVTGDTKVVDKGKGDGIFINTSGIGIIEHHLTINPLSVQPGDAVIINGDLGRHGIAIMAVREGLEFETTIESDSAPVADVVLELLEAGIEIHCLRDLTRGGLASTLNEIAIGAHVEIEIKERAIPVLEEVKGACEILGFDPLYVANEGRFAVFVPEKDIEKTLSILQAKIPEASLIGYVKQTLTSLVTMESTIGAKRIIDMLSGEQLPRIC; this is encoded by the coding sequence ATGACATCTAATCAAGACTTTAGTTTAACCTGTCCAATCCCCCTGCAACAATATCCTTATATTTTACTCGCTCATGGCGGTGGGGGTAAACTCATGCGTCAATTAATTGACCAGATGTTTTTACCCACTTTTGGTGATTCAAATCAAGTGGAACATGATGCAGCTACTTTGCGATTCAGTGGCAATAAAATTGCTTTTACAACGGATTCATACGTCGTTAATCCTCTATTTTTTCCAGGGGGAGATATTGGTTCAATGGCTGTTCATGGAACGGTTAATGATTTAGCAATGGCGGGTGCTCGTCCTTTATATTTAAGTGTGGGTTTTATTTTAGAAGAAGGTTTACCCATTCAAACTCTATGGGAAATTATTCTATCGATGAAAAAAGCAGCCGAGAATGCTCAGGTTAAAATTGTCACTGGAGATACTAAAGTTGTTGATAAAGGCAAGGGAGATGGGATTTTTATTAATACATCGGGTATCGGGATTATTGAACATCATTTAACTATTAATCCTCTATCGGTTCAACCGGGAGATGCTGTAATTATTAATGGAGATTTGGGGCGACATGGGATTGCAATTATGGCAGTGCGGGAAGGATTAGAGTTTGAAACAACAATAGAAAGTGATTCTGCACCTGTGGCGGATGTGGTTTTAGAGTTATTAGAGGCGGGAATAGAAATTCACTGTTTACGAGATTTAACACGGGGTGGTTTAGCGAGTACGTTGAATGAAATTGCCATCGGTGCTCATGTTGAAATTGAAATAAAAGAAAGAGCAATTCCGGTCTTAGAAGAAGTTAAAGGAGCTTGTGAAATTTTAGGATTTGACCCCCTTTATGTTGCCAATGAAGGGCGGTTTGCGGTATTTGTCCCTGAAAAAGATATTGAAAAAACTTTATCGATTTTACAAGCAAAAATTCCAGAAGCAAGTTTAATTGGTTACGTTAAACAAACGTTAACCTCTTTAGTTACAATGGAAAGTACAATCGGAGCAAAACGGATTATTGATATGTTAAGTGGAGAACAGTTACCTCGAATTTGTTAG
- a CDS encoding DnaJ domain-containing protein: protein MKSYYNFSQKSTPGTTFVTVGAATGAGIYSTIGGVGLVGSFWGIGLGMMPLMGVGAVAGAATYGAFRAINQGDSIAWGTVGLGAISGIGISSVVGGMGLGFAGTGVGIGMGTLGVFGGIVGLGLYGIAQLIDAAGSGETAFQAFDRMEERILDQEFYTTALLEVLELIPEFQEEKLKQKFDNLELEDELKQLKQKIQDTQKSSFQKNKEKPTIENYSLVIYPQSPDLMWIETQRLAGHQNSIHAVAFSPDSQTLISASDDRNIHIWDVNTVKKKYTWFMPYEMYSVAISPSSEVVATGSVNGRITLWNFQTRQLNRTLLDLNLPEKNMGIITSLVFSPDHQILISGSSDKTVRLWYFKTGQSKRILNGHTDGVWSVAICSKSEFVASGSADKTIRIWNIKTYENPIVLTGHSNWVTSVLFSPDDKVLISASADNTIKVWDLKTYQLIRTLTGHSAAIFSIALSPNGKILASGSVDQTVKLWNWKTGELLQTLSGCSPVAFSPDGQRLVSGSQKGILQLWYQQLSLPELIASEHYQNWWQVLRVHPKATPNQVKKAYYQLAKQYHPDYNIKSEAIAVMQRINHAYETFLNEWSQQVRSPSIK, encoded by the coding sequence ATGAAAAGCTATTATAATTTTTCTCAAAAATCAACTCCTGGTACAACATTTGTTACCGTTGGTGCAGCAACTGGGGCAGGAATTTATAGCACGATTGGTGGTGTGGGACTGGTGGGAAGTTTTTGGGGAATTGGGTTAGGAATGATGCCCTTAATGGGTGTGGGGGCGGTGGCGGGTGCTGCAACTTATGGCGCATTTAGAGCTATTAATCAAGGGGATTCTATTGCTTGGGGTACAGTAGGATTAGGGGCAATTTCCGGCATAGGAATTTCTTCCGTTGTGGGAGGAATGGGGTTAGGTTTTGCGGGGACAGGCGTAGGAATTGGCATGGGAACATTAGGAGTTTTTGGCGGCATTGTTGGGTTAGGATTATATGGAATTGCCCAATTAATTGATGCTGCCGGAAGCGGAGAAACAGCGTTTCAAGCCTTTGACCGGATGGAAGAACGGATTTTAGATCAGGAATTTTATACCACCGCGTTATTAGAAGTATTGGAACTTATTCCTGAATTTCAAGAAGAAAAATTAAAACAAAAATTCGATAATTTAGAATTAGAGGATGAATTAAAACAGCTTAAACAAAAGATTCAAGATACCCAGAAATCATCTTTTCAAAAAAATAAAGAAAAACCTACTATTGAAAATTACAGTCTTGTTATTTATCCCCAATCACCTGATTTAATGTGGATAGAAACACAGCGTTTAGCCGGACATCAAAATTCAATTCATGCGGTGGCTTTTAGTCCTGATAGTCAAACTTTGATCAGTGCCAGTGATGATCGTAATATTCACATTTGGGATGTTAATACAGTTAAGAAAAAATATACTTGGTTTATGCCTTATGAGATGTATTCAGTTGCCATTAGTCCTAGTTCAGAAGTCGTTGCCACCGGAAGTGTTAATGGTCGAATTACCCTCTGGAATTTTCAGACTCGACAACTGAATCGAACTTTATTGGATCTGAATCTTCCTGAAAAAAATATGGGAATTATTACGTCCCTCGTATTTAGTCCCGATCATCAAATTTTAATCAGTGGAAGTAGCGATAAAACCGTTAGACTTTGGTATTTTAAAACCGGACAATCTAAACGAATTTTGAACGGACATACTGATGGAGTTTGGTCTGTTGCTATCTGTTCTAAGAGTGAATTTGTAGCCAGTGGGAGTGCTGATAAAACTATTAGAATTTGGAATATCAAAACCTATGAAAATCCTATTGTTTTAACCGGACATTCTAACTGGGTGACTTCTGTTTTATTCAGTCCTGATGATAAAGTCTTAATCAGTGCGAGTGCTGACAATACAATTAAAGTCTGGGATCTTAAAACCTATCAATTAATTCGGACATTAACCGGACATTCTGCCGCTATTTTTTCTATAGCTTTGAGTCCCAATGGCAAAATTTTGGCGAGTGGAAGTGTTGATCAAACGGTTAAATTATGGAATTGGAAAACAGGAGAATTATTGCAAACGCTCTCCGGTTGTTCTCCCGTTGCCTTTAGTCCCGATGGTCAACGATTAGTTAGTGGGAGTCAAAAGGGGATTTTACAACTGTGGTATCAACAATTAAGTCTACCAGAATTAATCGCATCTGAACATTATCAAAATTGGTGGCAAGTATTAAGAGTTCATCCCAAGGCAACACCGAATCAAGTGAAAAAAGCCTATTATCAATTAGCCAAACAATATCATCCTGATTATAACATCAAATCTGAAGCGATCGCTGTTATGCAAAGAATTAATCACGCCTATGAGACTTTTTTAAATGAATGGAGTCAACAGGTGCGATCGCCATCAATAAAATGA